A portion of the Lampris incognitus isolate fLamInc1 chromosome 9, fLamInc1.hap2, whole genome shotgun sequence genome contains these proteins:
- the tnfaip8l2b gene encoding tumor necrosis factor, alpha-induced protein 8-like protein 2 B, protein MESFSSKDMALKAQKKILSSMANKSSVQAFIDDTTSEILDELYRVSKEYSGNRSEAQKVIKNLIKIAVKIGVLFKHNRFNTEELRVAQDFKKKLHQGAMTAISFHEVEFTFDKEVMSELLTGCRDLLLMLVNSHLTPKSHGRINHIFNHYSDPELLTQLYNPDGPFRPNLSKICTGLNKLLEDGTI, encoded by the exons ATGGAGTCCTTCAGCTCAAAGGACATGGCCCTGAAGGCCCAGAAGAAAATCCTCAGCAGCATGGCCAACAAATCCTCCGTCCAAGCGTTCATTGATGACACCACAAGTGAGATTCTGGATGAGCTGTACCGCGTCTCCAAGGAGTACTCAGGCAATCGCAGCGAGGCCCAAAAAGTGATTAAGAACCTGATCAAGATAGCAGTGAAAATCGGCGTGCTCTTCAAACACAACCGTTTCAACACAGAGGAACTGAGGGTGGCCCAGGACTTCAAGAAGAAGCTGCACCAAGGGGCCATGACGGCTATAAGCTTCCATGAG GTGGAGTTCACCTTTGACAAGGAGGTGATGTCTGAGCTCCTGACCGGCTGCAGGGATTTGCTCCTCATGCTGGTCAACAGCCATCTCACCCCCAAGTCCCATGGTCGAATCAACCACATCTTCAACCATTACTCTGATCCTGAGCTCCTAACCCAACTGTACAACCCCGACGGACCCTTCCGGCCCAATCTCTCAAAGATCTGCACTGGACTAAACAAACTCCTGGAGGATGGGACGATATga
- the lysmd1 gene encoding lysM and putative peptidoglycan-binding domain-containing protein 1 gives MSADERAHFPHGGKGLLRGSRAKSYGSLVQSSVSPVRQRRIEHQVQPGETLQGLALKYGVSMEQIKRANRLYTNDSIFLKTSLSIPMLSDCAPCGDGAALATVDSADAQLIQGDDKKGAAELSPMDFLKKMDGLISQSKQAAVEGCQEGEKRFAALEAACNSSMPDRRRLTRSQSALSSPRMQQQSALVAVPLTVTKYTKKLRESEDDIFEL, from the exons ATGTCCGCCGACGAACGGGCGCATTTCCCACACGGCGGAAAGGGCTTGCTCCGCGGGAGCCGCGCCAAGTCCTACGGCAGTTTGGTCCAGTCTTCCGTCTCTCCGGTACGGCAGAGACGGATTGAACACCAAGTTCAGCCCGGGGAGACGCTGCAAGGTCTGGCCCTCAAATATGGAGTGTCT ATGGAGCAAATCAAGAGAGCGAACAGACTGTACACCAACGACTCCATATTCCTGAAGACTTCCCTGTCCATCCCCATGCTGTCAGACTGTGCCCCCTGCGGCGACGGGGCGGCTTTAGCCACGGTGGACTCAGCAGATGCTCAGCTGATACAAGGCGACGATAAAAAGGGGGCAGCAGAACTCTCTCCCATGGATTTCTTGAAAAAGATGGACGGTCTGATAAGCCAGTCCAAGCAAGCAGCTGTGGAGGGATGCCAGGAAGGAGAGAAAAG GTTTGCTGCGCTTGAAGCGGCTTGCAACAGCAGTATGCCGGATCGGCGGCGGCTCACAAGATCCCAGAGTGCCCTTTCATCCCCCAGAATGCAGCAGCAGTCCGCGCTTGTGGCGGTGCCCCTTACTGTCACCAAGTACACCAAGAAGCTTAGGGAGAGCGAGGATGATATTTTTGAGTTGTGA
- the scnm1 gene encoding sodium channel modifier 1: MIPCGNSGSTNGTVYAVVVVVHVFFTVAVSLWLISMSFKREGSDQSQLNVLQKRRVADLLSNFIPEDEAALMKNGRYTCLVCSYRPVFDTVDMLTVHRKGKKHLEGLKWFYNKKTQLKLEIEKRKHENYAEAEVSRKEPSSSAPLLAQTRKLTHHALLKTVPYNSCHRKTRTNSESGPLRTGSDPFGDPFGTTQPELDKSFGMTRDKLPSSSSCSFNAANKGSDTTGNEKGSQPEVLQESEPLTPHRRRELEHYLKLKSDGWLKDKSGQWVKDENVEFDSDEDEPPALTAPLQSD, translated from the exons ATGATTCCTTGCGGAAATTCCGGAAGTACGAACGGCACCGTTTACGCTGTCGTCGTCGTCGTTCACGTTTTCTTCACAGTTGCGGTAAGCTTATGGCTAATAAGCATGTCCTTTAAGAGAGAAGGGAGCGACCAGAGTCAGCTGAACGTTCTGCAG AAACGGCGTGTTGCAGATCTTCTGTCTAATTTCATTCCAGAGGATGAAGCGGCCCTGATGAAGAATGGAAG GTACACCTGCCTTGTTTGCTCCTACCGCCCCGTCTTTGATACAGTTGATATGCTGACAGTACACAGGAAGGGAAAAAAGCACCTGGAAG GGCTAAAGTGGTTTTACAACAAGAAAACACAACTGAAGCTGGAAATAGAAAAACGAAAACATGAAAACTATGCCGAAGCAGAAGTTAGCAGAAAG GAACCTTCCAGTTCGGCCCCTTTATTAGCACAGACACGGAAGCTCACCCATCATGCGTTGCTGAAAACTGTGCCATATAACAGCTGCCACCGAAAGACCAG GACAAATTCTGAAAGTGGACCTTTAAGAACTGGCTCAGACCCCTTTGGCGACCCTTTCGGAACAACACAACCTGAACTAGATAAATCATTTGGAATGACAAGAGACAAGCTACCATCAAGTAGTTCTTGCAGCTTCAATGCAG CCAATAAAGGATCAGATACAACTGGAAATGAAAAGGGATCTCAGCCAGAGGTATTACAGGAATCAGAGCCTTTAACACCCCATAGGAGGAGAGAGTTGGAGCATTACCTTAAACTGAAAAG TGATGGGTGGTTGAAAGACAAGAGTGGCCAGTGGGTTAAAGATGAGAATGTGGAGTTTGATTCAGATGAAGATGAACCTCCTGCACTCACCGCACCTCTTCAAAGTgactga